The genome window CATAGACGCCAACGAGCCCGCAGGCGATCCCTTCGCCGCCGGCCAGGGCGTTGATCAGGTAGCTTTCAGCGGCGGCGCCGGCGGCGAGCAGCAGCAGGAAAACTGCGAGCATGGCCAGAAAGAGCACCGGTTCGCGGCCGAGACGGCTGGCGCCGGTGAGCAGGATGCTGGTAAACAGGCCCCAGAGGGCCAGATAGCTGGAAAGAGCCGATGCCTGGGGCGCCCGGCCGAAGCCGCTTTCCGGCAAGGCAACCATGGCCACCAGGGAAAGCCAGAACAGACCGAAGGCGATACCGAAAACGGCGCCGAGGGCCTGGTGTCTCTTCCACGCCACCAGCCCCGCGGCAATCAGCCCCAGCGCCCCGTAGAAAAGTCCCATGCCAAGGGCCGCCCCGCCGAAGGGAAAGAAGCCCGCGTGGTGGAGGCTGAACAGAATGGTAGTCAGGCCGAGGATAATCAGGCTCGACGCCGGCGCATCGGTCGCCGTCTGGTCCGTTGCCGGAACTTCGGTGAAATCTCTTATGGTGGGTTGCAGCATGTTTCGGCTCCTTTGCTGGCCGGTTGCCGAGGGGAGTGCGGGTGAGACCCGACCGTCCCTCAACGGCCCGTAGCCTCACCCGCCATCTAAAGGAGTAACACTGTTTGATTTAGCAATCGATATGCCAAGTGGCTGAGTGAACTGTTGCCTTGGTGAAAAATCAACTAAATCGGCTGGTTGCGCCTGGCGACCGAGGCGTCGTCGGCCCTGGCCATGGTGCGGTTTTTTGCAGAAATGCAAAACGGCCCTGAGGCCAACAACGCCCGGTGGCCGATAAAAAGCAATTCCA of Desulfuromonadales bacterium contains these proteins:
- a CDS encoding acetate uptake transporter — encoded protein: MLQPTIRDFTEVPATDQTATDAPASSLIILGLTTILFSLHHAGFFPFGGAALGMGLFYGALGLIAAGLVAWKRHQALGAVFGIAFGLFWLSLVAMVALPESGFGRAPQASALSSYLALWGLFTSILLTGASRLGREPVLFLAMLAVFLLLLAAGAAAESYLINALAGGEGIACGLVGVYAGIVLLRN